The sequence below is a genomic window from Tenacibaculum tangerinum.
GAATTTATCCATGGAGGGTTTATTATAGGAGGATCAGGTAGAAGAGACAATTTTCATCCTGGTCTATCTGCTGGAGAGTTTACATTTACTGGTAGTTTGAATACGCAGTTTGTAAATGGATATGAGGCTTCTACTAATACCTACTATGTAGAAGCCCTGAGTGGCGTCGACTTTGCTGGTGACATTAGTTGGGAATCAGATAATATTCTTTATAGTTTTGATTTTGAGGTATCTAGTACAAGTAATGGCACACCAGTATATTTTATAAATCTTTGTCCAGCTACCGATACGGACGGGGACGGCATCGTTGACTTCCTGGACCTCGACTCCGATAACGACGGTTGTTTTGATGTGGTAGAATCTGGTGGATTAGATGGTAATAACGATGGTATTTTGGATGACGGAAGCACCACACCCCCAGCCGTAGTAGTAGATGGAAATGGACAGGTAACCAACGGTACTGGCGGTTACAATGGTGCTAATGGTACAGAAACGGTAAGTGATGTCATTTCGAATGTTGCCATAGCCCCCAGCCCTGCAGCGGTTTGTACAGGCAGTGATATTACACTCACAGCCACACCTACAGGCCTTCGCGTAACCGATTTTGGACCTACCGGAGCCACCACAGACGATACGACCATTCCTATTCCTGCTGGAGATTATGTGTACCGTTGGTACGATACCACAGCACCTGCCACTACATTAAGTACGGCAAGCACATTAGATCTAACCAATGTCACAACAAATGGCACATACGCCGTAGAAGTAAGTACTAATAATAATACTTTTAGTGCAGACAATACCGGTTGTGGGCTTGAACAAACCATTACCGTAACAGTAAACCCATTACCCACAGCACCAACTATAAATCCTATTAATGCGACTATATGTGCAGGAGATGACGCCGTATTTACAGTGTCAGGAGACTCTGGAGCTGTTGTAAGTTACGACGGTGCCGCTACAGGTACAGTAACTCTAGGTGCAGGAGGAACAGCAACAATTACAGTTCCTAGTGTATCTTCAGAAACTACCATTAACGTAACGGATAGTACCAATCCAATTACGGGTTGTAGTATACCCTTAACAGGTGTTAGCGCAACGGTTTCGGTAATTTACAAGCCCATACTCACCGTAGGAGATATGACCTGTGATGCCACTACCTATACTGTGAACTACATTTCAGATGGAGCTACCATTACCGCTTCGGGGGGTACGGTTGATGCCACTACCAATACCATTACAGGTATTGCCTTAGGCGATGATATTACCATTACCGCAAGCAATGGCGCTGGATGTGATACCACCATCAGTGTGACAGGTCCTGATACCTGTCCGACAGATTGTGTGCAACCAGACCTAAGCCTAGGACAAGCCGTATGTGACGGAGTGGGTGCAACAACCTATACCGTAAGCTATACCGAAAATACAGGGGCTACCCTACTGGTGGTAGGCGGTACCGATAACAACAACGGAACCATTACTGGTAACATCGGTACCAATATGACCGTAACAGCTACCAATGGAAACTGTGAACTCTCACTCGCAGTAACCAGTCCCGTAGCCTGTGACGATCCTTGTGAAAATACAGCCATTAGTATCGGAGGTACCTCGTGTGCTACCGATGGAAGCGCTACTTACGATGTTACCTTTACCGCTACTGCGGGTGCCACAGTAACTGCCTCGGTAGGAACCGTAGGTGCAGGCGTGGTAACCGACATTCCTAGTGGAACCGAGGTAGTCTTAACAGTAAGCTTCCCAGGGTGTGCAGAAAATACCGTGGTGACCGTACCCAGTGCAGATTGTCCGCTATGTGATTTACCTGTACTGACTGTGGGCGAGATCACCTGTGATGCCACTACCTATACTGTGAATTACTTCTCAGATGGAGCTACCATTACCGCTTCGGGGGGTACGGTTGATGCCACTACCAATACCATTACAGGTATTGCCTTAGGCGATGATATTACCATTACCGCAAGCAATGGCGTTGGATGTGATACCACCATCAGTGTGACAGGACCTGATACCTGTCCGACAGATTGTGTGCAACCAGACCTAAGCCTAGGACAAGCCGTATGTGACGGAGTGGGTGCAACAACCTATACCGTAAGCTATACCGAAAATACAGGGGCTACCCTACTGGTGGTAGGCGGTACCGATAACAACAACGGAACCATTACTGGTAACATCGGTACCAATATGACCGTAACAGCTACCAATGGAAACTGTGAACTCTCACTCGCAGTAACCAGTCCCGTAGCCTGTGACGATCCTTGTGAAAATACAGCCATTAGTATCGGAGGTACCTCGTGTGCTACCGATGGAAGTGCTACTTACGATCTTACCTTTACCGCTACTGCGGGTGCCACGGTAACTGCCTCGGTAGGAACCGTAGGTGCAGGCGTGGTAACCGACATTCCTAGTGGAACCGAAGTCGTACTTACCGTAAGCTTCCCAGGGTGTGCAGAGAATACCGTGGTGACTGTACCGAGTGCAGATTGTCCGCTATGTGATTTACCTGTACTGACTGTGGGCGAGATCACCTGTGATGCCACTACCTATACTGTGAACTACATTTCAGACGGAGCTACCATTACCGCTTCGGGGGGTACGGTTGATGCCACTACCAATACCATTACAGGTATTGCCTTAGGCGATGATATTACCATTACCGCAAGCAATGGCGCTGGATGTGATACCACCATCAGTGTGACAGGTCCTGATACCTGTCCGACAGATTGTGTGCAACCAGACCTAAGCCTAGGACAAGCCGTATGTGACGGAGTGGGTGCAACAACCTATACCGTAAGCTATACCGAAAATACAGGGGCTACCCTACTGGTGGTAGGCGGTACCGATAACAACAACGGAACCATTACTGGTAACATCGGTACCAATATGACCGTAACCGCTACCAATGGAAACTGTGAACTCTCACTCGCAGTAACCAGTCCCGTAGCCTGTGACGATCCTTGTGAAAATACAGCCATTAGTATCGGAGGTACCTCGTGTGCTACCGATGGAAGCGCTACTTACGATGTTACCTTTACCGCTACTGCGGGTGCCACGGTAACTGCCTCGGCAGGAACCGTAGGTGCAGGCGTGGTAACCGACATTCCTAGTGGAACCGAAGTGGTACTTACCGTAAGCTTCCCAGGGTGTGCAGAGAATACCGTGGTGACTGTACCGAGTGCAGATTGTCCGCTATGTGATTTACCTGTACTGACTGTGGGCGAGATCACCTGTGATGCCACTACCTATAGCATCACCTACTTCTCAGACGGAGCTACCATTACCGCTTCGGGGGGTACGGTTGATGCCACTACCAATACCATTACAGGTATTGCCTTAGGCGATGATATTACCATTACCGCAAGCAATGGCGCTGGATGTGATACCACCATCAGTGTGACAGGACCTGATACCTGTCCGACAGATTGTGTACAACCTGACCTAAGCCTAGGACAAGCCGTATGTGACGGAGTGGGTGCAACAACCTATACCGTAAGCTATACCGAAAATACAGGGGCTACCCTACTGGTGGTAGGCGGTACCGATAACAACAACGGAACCATTACTGGTAACATCGGTACCAATATGACCGTAACAGCTACCAATGGAAACTGTGAACTCTCACTCGCAGTAACCAGTCCCGTAGCCTGTGACGATCCTTGTGAAAATACAGCCATTAGTATCGGAGGTACCTCGTGTGCTACCGATGGAAGTGCTACTTACGATGTTACCTTTACCGCTACTGCGGGTGCCACGGTAACTGCCTCGGTAGGAACCGTAGGTGCAGGCGTGGTAACCGACATTCCTAGTGGAACCGAAGTCGTACTTACCGTAAGCTTCCCAGGGTGTGCAGAGAATACCGTGGTGACTGTACCGAGTGCAGATTGTCCGCTATGTGATTTACCTGTACTGACTGTGGGCGAGATCACCTGTGATGCCACTACCTATACTGTGAATTACTTCTCAGATGGAGCTACCATTACCGCTTCGGGGGGTACGGTTGATGCCACTACCAATACCATTACAGGTATTGCCTTAGGCGATGATATTACCATTACCGCAAGCAATGTCGCTGGATGTGATACCACCATCAGTGTGACAGGTCCTGATACCTGTCCGACAGATTGTGTGCAACCAGACCTAAGCCTAGGACAAGCCGTATGTGACGGAGTGGGTGCAACAACCTATACCGTAAGCTATACCGAAAATACAGGGGCTACCCTACTGGTGGTAGGCGGTACCGATAACAACAACGGAACCATTACTGGTAACATCGGTACCAATATGACCGTAACCGCTACCAATGGAAACTGTGAACTCTCACTCGCAGTAACCAGTCCCGTAGCCTGTGACGATCCTTGTGAAAATACAGCCATTAGTATCGGAGGTACCTCGTGTGCTACCGATGGAAGTGCTACTTACGATGTTACCTTTACCGCTACTGCGGGTGCCACAGTAACTGCCTCGGTAGGAACCGTAGGTGCAGGCGTGGTAACCGACATTCCTAGTGGAACCGAGGTAGTCTTAACAGTAAGCTTCCCAGGGTGTGCAGAAAATACCGTGGTGACTGTACCGAGTGCAGATTGTCCGCTATGTGATTTACCTGTACTGACTGTGGGCGAGATCACCTGTGATGCCACTACCTATACTGTGAATTACTTCTCAGATGGAGCTACCATTACCGCTTCGGGGGGTACGGTTGATGCCACTACCAATACCATTACAGGTATTGCCTTAGGCGATGATATTACCATTACCGCAAGCAATGGCGCTGGATGTGATACCACCATCAGTGTGACAGGTCCTGATACCTGTCCGACAGATTGTGTACAACCAGACCTAAGCCTAGGACAAGCCGTATGTGACGGAGTGGGTGCAACAACCTATACCGTAAGCTATACCGAAAATACAGGGGCTACCCTACTGGTGGTAGGCGGTACCGATAACAACAACGGAACCATTACTGGTAACATCGGTACCAATATGACCGTAACAGCTACCAATGGAAACTGTGAAATCTCACTCGCAGTAACCAGTCCCGTAGCCTGTGACGATCCTTGTGAAAATACAGCCATTAGTATCGGAGGTACCTCGTGTGCTACCGATGGAAGTGCTACTTACGATGTTACCTTTACCGCTACTGCGGGTGCCACAGTAACTGCCTCGGTAGGAACCGTAGGTGCAGGCGTGGTAACCGACATTCCTAGTGGAACCGAAGTCGTACTTACCGTAAGCTTCCCAGGGTGTGCAGAGAATACCGTGGTGACTGTACCGAGTGCAGATTGTCCGCTATGTGATTTACCTGTACTGACTGTGGGCGAGATCACCTGTGATGCCACTACCTATACTGTGAATTACTTCTCAGATGGAGCTACCATTACCGCTTCGGGGGGTACGGTTGATGCCACTACCAATACCATTACAGGTATTGCCTTAGGCGATGATATTACCATTACCGCAAGCAATGTCGCTGGATGTGATACCACCATCAGTGTGACAGGTCCTGATACCTGTCCGACAGATTGTGTGCAACCAGACCTAAGCCTAGGACAAGCCGTATGTGACGGAGTGGGTGCAACAACCTATACCGTAAGCTATACCGAAAATACAGGGGCTACCCTACTGGTGGTAGGCGGTACCGATAACAACAACGGAACCATTACTGGTACCATCGGTACCAATATGACCGTAACCGCTACCAATGGAAACTGTGAACTCTCACTCGCAGTAACCAGTCCCGTAGCCTGTGACGATCCTTGTGAAAATACAGCCATTAGTATCGGAGGTACCTCGTGTGCTACCGATGGAAGTGCTACTTACGATGTTACCTTTACCGCTACTGCGGGTGCCACGGTAACTGCCTCGGTAGGAACCGTAGGTGCAGGCGTGGTAACCGACATTCCTAGTGGAACCGAGGTAGTCTTAACAGTAAGCTTCCCAGGGTGTGCAGAAAATACCGTGGTGACTGTACCGAGTGCAGATTGTCCGCTATGTGATTTACCTGTACTGACTGTGGGCGAGATCACCTGTGATGCCACTACCTATACTGTGAATTACTTCTCAGATGGAGCTACCATTACCGCTTCGGGGGGTACGGTTGATGCCACTACCAATACCATTACAGGTATTGCCTTAGGCGATGATATTACCATTACCGCAAGCAATGGCGCTGGATGTGATACCACCATCAGTGTGACAGGTCCTGATACCTGTCCGACAGATTGTGTGCAACCAGACCTAAGCCTAGGACAAGCCGTATGTGACGGAGTGGGTGCAACAACCTATACCGTAAGCTATACCGAAAATACAGGGGCTACCCTACTGGTGGTAGGCGGTACCGATAACAACAACGGAACCATTACTGGTAACATCGGTACCAATATGACCGTAACAGCTACCAATGGAAACTGTGAACTCTCACTCGCAGTAACCAGTCCCGTAGCCTGTGACGATCCTTGTGAAAATACAGCCATTAGTATCGGAGGTACCTCGTGTGCTACCGATGGAAGTGCTACTTACGATGTTACCTTTACCGCTACTGCGGGTGCCACAGTAACTGCCTCGGTAGGAACCGTAGGTGCAGGCGTGGTAACCGACATTCCTAGTGGAACCGAGGTAGTCTTAACAGTAAGCTTCCCAGGGTGTGCAGAAAATACCGTGGTGACTGTACCGAGTGCAGATTGTCCGCTATGTGATTTACCTGTACTGACTGTGGGCGAGATCACCTGTGATGCCACTACCTATAGTGTGAACTACATTTCAGACGGAGCTACCATTACCGCTTCCGGGGGTACGGTTGATGCCACTACCAATACCATTACAGGTATTGCCTTAGGCGATGATATTACCATTACCGCAAGCAATGGCGCTGGATGTGATACCACCATCAGTGTGACAGGTCCTGATACCTGTCCGACAGATTGTGTGCAACCAGACCTAAGCCTAGGACAAGCCGTATGTGACGGAGTGGGTGCAACAACCTATACCGTAAGCTATACCGAAAATACAGGGGCTACCCTACTGGTGGTAGGCGGTACCGATAACAACAACGGAACCATTACTGGTAACATCGGTACCAATATGACCGTAACAGCTACCAATGGAAACTGTGAACTCTCACTCGCAGTAACCAGTCCCGTAGCCTGTGACGATCCTTGTGAAAATACAGCCATTAGTATCGGAGGTACCTCGTGTGCTACCGATGGAAGTGCTACTTACGATGTTACCTTTACCGCTACTGCGGGTGCCACAGTAACTGCCTCGGTAGGAACCGTAGGTGCAGGCGTGGTAACCGACATTCCTAGTGGAACCGAGGTAGTCTTAACAGTAAGCTTCCCAGGGTGTGCAGAGAATACCGTGGTGACTGTACCGAGTGCAGATTGTCCGCTATGTGATTTACCTGTACTGACTGTGGGCGAGATCACCTGTGATGCCACTACCTATACTGTGAATTACTTCTCAGATGGAGCTACCATTACCGCTTCGGGGGGTACGGTTGATGCCACTACCAATACCATTACAGGTATTGCCTTAGGCGATGATATTACCATTACAGCAAGCAATGGCGCTGGATGTGATACCACCATCAGTGTGACAGGTCCTGATACCTGTCCGACAGATTGTGTGCAACCAGACCTAAGCCTAGGACAAGCCGTATGTGACGGAGTGGGTGCAACAACCTATACCGTAAGCTATACCGAAAATACAGGGGCTACCCTACTGGTGGTAGGCGGTACCGATAACAACAACGGAACCATTACCGGTAACATCGGTACCAATATGACCGTAACAGCTACCAATGGAAACTGTGAACTCTCACTCGCAGTAACCAGTCCCGTAGCCTGTGACGATCCTTGTGAAAATACAGCCATTAGTATCGGAGGTACCTCGTGTGCTACCGATGGAAGTGCTACTTACGATCTTACCTTTACCGCTACTGCGGGTGCCACGGTAACTGCCTCGGTAGGAACCGTAAGTGCAGGCGTGGTAACCGACATTCCTAGTGGAACAGACGTAGTCTTAACAGTAAG
It includes:
- a CDS encoding DUF7507 domain-containing protein, whose amino-acid sequence is MENNYTFSIRIFKIAFLYVLLLSLSLHAAAFTSNEPSTSIYVDDALPEAKILTSAPDHTDTTTTHLFSHGRSGALFIEGQWRNPEEIVRWVRKTQLIKGSKHLNIYGCEFAKGEKGKAAVAYLEKELGIAIAASTNITGKDGDWLLETNDSNTNLLQIAYPYNLQLDNVHYLNPVYGPLTYKQYLYLSTPSLTNISVAVTDGAGNPITGSPFTISNSSPTYIDFGDGNTSLPVSVSSAALGSPMTGVGLIATSTDLFYAEYRFANQTGHHGASLSAKGNYALGTNFRWASASNYVLNNNTNNMLSIFATENADVTITGIDPATEITGVTHTGTITVSLNAGQSVIYNIQTANNTAANREGMIGANISSTGKIAVAVGGFNITSVNEINTNTASDMGIDQIVPVDYLGSRHAFVIRDVNYDNVFLIATTDNTEVYLNGSATPLVTLNDGDYVKIDGNNSVNNAMYVETTNPIYALHAITSGNINRQGLVFVPRLNGFASNYIDNIPFSATIGTLNLSASTSRFRVLAYAGATVEYTENSGTPVSLVSPISIPGTSDWIYYNVSPITVGSHYAFSSNSPIQVSSLGSSGFLGFSSYHAGFSNIPIIEKMSDICGATLRVSDGPWSIYSWYLNGVLISGATAQDYVPTTAGDYYAVASDGLVSEQTNTITVLASDLKPDTDGDGVADICDLDDDNDGILDVVESPNVSANGSFETPNIQGYSGPLPSSTGSDGETNWVSGFNSISGWNVTSGNIDIYQDYVNATDGIQTIDLYGNGAHGIIEQTFVVDNAGDPYVFSLDYSSRFVGSQAEVVIDGTVVTTLNLIPSCVNNGDVAGQTLFTCDWQTFEYQGVATGTSVTIVIRSTVTGGGGTGIFVDNILFDLLEDSDNDGIPNSLDLDSDNDGIPDNIEAQTTGNYIAPSGAGGTAQFIDSNNDGLDDNFDAGVIGGGAPNGIGFTPVNTDTLGDEPDYLDTDSDEDGILDINESFVTLPSGTEGTNGLYDNSETADNYSDVNGNAYGGGTFLILDSDNDTNTDGSNAIPLSVDFDYRDASNDECDASISFNIDTDGDNVTDICDIDDDNDGILDVNEGLSISDLNAEIEALPTGSVPSSSTVQNIIATCNVGDGTLFSSSPTMTPFEGSKTIIFHTNYPGYGGVGAGPVGSRLETWSILLNQPINAGETVTISFRGRVKEDGLRNWDAPCNIYIRGGTSFGDETIPVGTSKVLTTSEWTLSEIVYTAPSLTSHFTIYNVATIAQESFVAMDDIRISRDIDSDMDGIVNRLDLDSDNDGIPDNIEAQTTQGYIVPSGAPGAGFADIDSDGLDDNYDADTGSTTTTNSIGLTPVNTDTLGDEPDYLDTDSDEDGILDINESFATLPAGTEGTNGLYDNTETADDYTDVNGNAYGGSAFALLDTDNDTAANGSDASPTITDFDYRDTLIAVDPCDPIASGNTDTDDDGVSDICDLDDDNDGILDLVEIQCSYVDITSTILNIPPNSTNVSGTQDISSALGLPAGTVIVDYSGVRTNSGGALISPIGDMPKFTVSSTHPLRFEFIHGGFIIGGSGRRDNFHPGLSAGEFTFTGSLNTQFVNGYEASTNTYYVEALSGVDFAGDISWESDNILYSFDFEVSSTSNGTPVYFINLCPATDTDGDGIVDFLDLDSDNDGCFDVVESGGLDGNNDGILDDGSTTPPAVVVDGNGQVTNGTGGYNGANGTETVSDVISNVAIAPSPAAVCTGSDITLTATPTGLRVTDFGPTGATTDDTTIPIPAGDYVYRWYDTTAPATTLSTASTLDLTNVTTNGTYAVEVSTNNNTFSADNTGCGLEQTITVTVNPLPTAPTINPINATICAGDDAVFTVSGDSGAVVSYDGAATGTVTLGAGGTATITVPSVSSETTINVTDSTNPITGCSIPLTGVSATVSVIYKPILTVGDMTCDATTYTVNYISDGATITASGGTVDATTNTITGIALGDDITITASNGAGCDTTISVTGPDTCPTDCVQPDLSLGQAVCDGVGATTYTVSYTENTGATLLVVGGTDNNNGTITGNIGTNMTVTATNGNCELSLAVTSPVACDDPCENTAISIGGTSCATDGSATYDVTFTATAGATVTASVGTVGAGVVTDIPSGTEVVLTVSFPGCAENTVVTVPSADCPLCDLPVLTVGEITCDATTYTVNYFSDGATITASGGTVDATTNTITGIALGDDITITASNGVGCDTTISVTGPDTCPTDCVQPDLSLGQAVCDGVGATTYTVSYTENTGATLLVVGGTDNNNGTITGNIGTNMTVTATNGNCELSLAVTSPVACDDPCENTAISIGGTSCATDGSATYDLTFTATAGATVTASVGTVGAGVVTDIPSGTEVVLTVSFPGCAENTVVTVPSADCPLCDLPVLTVGEITCDATTYTVNYISDGATITASGGTVDATTNTITGIALGDDITITASNGAGCDTTISVTGPDTCPTDCVQPDLSLGQAVCDGVGATTYTVSYTENTGATLLVVGGTDNNNGTITGNIGTNMTVTATNGNCELSLAVTSPVACDDPCENTAISIGGTSCATDGSATYDVTFTATAGATVTASAGTVGAGVVTDIPSGTEVVLTVSFPGCAENTVVTVPSADCPLCDLPVLTVGEITCDATTYSITYFSDGATITASGGTVDATTNTITGIALGDDITITASNGAGCDTTISVTGPDTCPTDCVQPDLSLGQAVCDGVGATTYTVSYTENTGATLLVVGGTDNNNGTITGNIGTNMTVTATNGNCELSLAVTSPVACDDPCENTAISIGGTSCATDGSATYDVTFTATAGATVTASVGTVGAGVVTDIPSGTEVVLTVSFPGCAENTVVTVPSADCPLCDLPVLTVGEITCDATTYTVNYFSDGATITASGGTVDATTNTITGIALGDDITITASNVAGCDTTISVTGPDTCPTDCVQPDLSLGQAVCDGVGATTYTVSYTENTGATLLVVGGTDNNNGTITGNIGTNMTVTATNGNCELSLAVTSPVACDDPCENTAISIGGTSCATDGSATYDVTFTATAGATVTASVGTVGAGVVTDIPSGTEVVLTVSFPGCAENTVVTVPSADCPLCDLPVLTVGEITCDATTYTVNYFSDGATITASGGTVDATTNTITGIALGDDITITASNGAGCDTTISVTGPDTCPTDCVQPDLSLGQAVCDGVGATTYTVSYTENTGATLLVVGGTDNNNGTITGNIGTNMTVTATNGNCEISLAVTSPVACDDPCENTAISIGGTSCATDGSATYDVTFTATAGATVTASVGTVGAGVVTDIPSGTEVVLTVSFPGCAENTVVTVPSADCPLCDLPVLTVGEITCDATTYTVNYFSDGATITASGGTVDATTNTITGIALGDDITITASNVAGCDTTISVTGPDTCPTDCVQPDLSLGQAVCDGVGATTYTVSYTENTGATLLVVGGTDNNNGTITGTIGTNMTVTATNGNCELSLAVTSPVACDDPCENTAISIGGTSCATDGSATYDVTFTATAGATVTASVGTVGAGVVTDIPSGTEVVLTVSFPGCAENTVVTVPSADCPLCDLPVLTVGEITCDATTYTVNYFSDGATITASGGTVDATTNTITGIALGDDITITASNGAGCDTTISVTGPDTCPTDCVQPDLSLGQAVCDGVGATTYTVSYTENTGATLLVVGGTDNNNGTITGNIGTNMTVTATNGNCELSLAVTSPVACDDPCENTAISIGGTSCATDGSATYDVTFTATAGATVTASVGTVGAGVVTDIPSGTEVVLTVSFPGCAENTVVTVPSADCPLCDLPVLTVGEITCDATTYSVNYISDGATITASGGTVDATTNTITGIALGDDITITASNGAGCDTTISVTGPDTCPTDCVQPDLSLGQAVCDGVGATTYTVSYTENTGATLLVVGGTDNNNGTITGNIGTNMTVTATNGNCELSLAVTSPVACDDPCENTAISIGGTSCATDGSATYDVTFTATAGATVTASVGTVGAGVVTDIPSGTEVVLTVSFPGCAENTVVTVPSADCPLCDLPVLTVGEITCDATTYTVNYFSDGATITASGGTVDATTNTITGIALGDDITITASNGAGCDTTISVTGPDTCPTDCVQPDLSLGQAVCDGVGATTYTVSYTENTGATLLVVGGTDNNNGTITGNIGTNMTVTATNGNCELSLAVTSPVACDDPCENTAISIGGTSCATDGSATYDLTFTATAGATVTASVGTVSAGVVTDIPSGTDVVLTVSFPGCAENTVVTVPSADCPLCDLPVLTVGEITCDATTYTVNYFSDGATITASGGTVDATTNTITGIPLGDDITITASNGAGCDTTISVTGPDTCPTDCVQPDLSLGQAVCDGVGATTYTVSYTENTGATLLVVGGTDNNNGTITGNIGTNMTVTATNGNCELSLAVTSPVACDDPCENTAISIGGTSCATDGSATYDLTFTATAGATVTASVGTVGAGVVTDIPSGTDVVLTVSFPGCAENTVVTVPSADCPLCDLPVLTVGEITCDATTYTVNYFSDGATITASGGTVDATTNTITGIALGDDITITASNGAGCDTTISVTGPDTCPTDCVQPDLSLGQAVCDGVGATTYTVSYTENTGATLLVVGGTDNNNGTITGTIGTNMTITATNGNCELSLAVTSPVACDDPCENTAISIGGTSCATDGSATYDVTFTATAGATVTASVGTVGAGVVTGIPSGTEVVLTVSFPGCAENTVVTVPSKNCKRPSISLLKTATFNDENGDGIAQSGETITYSFEVINTGNVALNNISINDDLLGGIVCTIPTLNIGEVNTSCSATYSITQIDVDTGSVTNAAVVTATDSDNNTISDNSDDPNNPTDDDPDADGDPDDPTVSTLQQQPAIEVTKTMEVSGVNVGDLITYTISVENTGNMTLDNLSLEDTLTNGFGDVISLTTEPTFVYATLGSPEGTLLPKEIAEYTATFVITQQALNSSTVSNTVLVTADANNGEIVEDVSDDGDDFDGNTVDDPTEITLGCLEIFNEFTPNGDGIDETFVINCIEQYPNNTLEVYNRWGNLVFKTKGYRNDWNGFANVKAVLNTGSDLPVGTYYYVLDLGDNSKPRVGWLYIHR